Proteins from a single region of Artemia franciscana chromosome 2, ASM3288406v1, whole genome shotgun sequence:
- the LOC136038921 gene encoding exosome complex component RRP45-like → MRKEALSNSQRTFTVKTVRENKRVDGRTSFEFRKISIHFGISFGSCHVSFGYTRVFAQVSWEIVKPRSFRPNEGDLFINVELTPIAAPHYEVGRLGEFGTELNRLVERCLKESKSVDVESLCIIRGEMAFRIRCDVHVLNDDGNLVDACCLAAHTALCHFRRPDFTVAGKDVTIHPIDEGNPVPLCIFHHPLAVTYAFFNNGKQAILDPTYLEQAFCDGQLVVGMNTYKEICTWHLGGRMSISKAKLIRLTDMTYSIVTSLVNLMEKALSKDAEIRYASKVLN, encoded by the exons ATGAGAAAAGAGGCCCTCTCAAACAGCCAGAGAACATTTACAGTCAAGACAGTTCGTGAAAATAAG agaGTTGACGGAAGAACAAGTTTTGAATTTAGAAAGATTAGTATCCACTTTGGAATTTCTTTTGGATCTTGCCATGTCTCCTTCGGGTATACAag agTCTTTGCACAAGTGTCATGGGAAATCGTAAAACCACGTTCATTTCGGCCAAATGAAGGAGATTTATTTATCAATGTTGAACTCACACCCATAGCTGCCCCTCATTATGAGGTAGGGAGATTAGGGGAATTTGGTACAGAATTGAATCGACTTGTAGAAAGATGTCTTAAGGAATCGAAAAGCGTAGATGTTGAATCTCTTTGCATCATACGTGGTGAAATG GCTTTTCGAATTCGCTGTGATGTTCATGTcttaaatgacgacgggaaccTTGTTGATGCATGCTGCCTAGCAGCACATACAGCTCTCTGTCATTTCAGAAGGCCAGACTTTACTGTAGCAGGCAAAGATGTAACAATCCACCCAATTGACGAAGGAAATCCTGTGCCTTTATGTATTTTTCATCATCCTTTAGCTGTCACATATGCTTTCTTCAATAATGG gaAGCAAGCAATTTTGGATCCAACTTATCTTGAACAAGCCTTTTGTGATGGACAGCTGGTGGTCGGAATGAATACATACAAAGAGATATGTACCTGGCACTTAGGCGGAAGGATGTCAATTAGCAAAGCAAAGCTCATACGGTTAACTGACATGACATATAGCATAGTAACTTCTCTTGTGAATTTAATGGAAAAAGCCCTTAGTAAGGATGCTGAAATAAGGTATGCTTCTAAGGTTCTAAATTGA